The following proteins come from a genomic window of Peptoniphilus equinus:
- a CDS encoding ABC transporter substrate-binding protein, with translation MKKILATVMVLMLAFGLVGCGGDSAKESINVYNAGEYIDPQTLEMFEEETGIKVVYDTFSSNEDLYVKLSQGTDQFDVVVPSDYMIERLKNEDRLEKIDTSKLTNYGLIESTYKNMSYDPENAYSVPYFAGTLGIVYNPSIVGEVDSWNALWDPKNEGQIIMYDSQRDSIAVTLAKLGYSLNETDPEILAQVEQELIKQKPLVQAYLTDSARDAVIGGEAGMAVMYSGDAALMIAENPDLKYVIPKEGSNVFVDAMVIPKGTEKMEAALKFIDFMSRPEISAINAEYLVGYTSPVQGVQELLPDELASNPVAYPDYSKLPKLEAYKDLGDAVTLYDKVWTEVSATQN, from the coding sequence ATGAAAAAAATTCTGGCAACAGTTATGGTCCTGATGCTTGCGTTCGGACTGGTAGGATGTGGCGGCGACAGCGCCAAGGAGAGTATCAATGTGTACAACGCCGGCGAGTACATCGATCCGCAAACCCTTGAGATGTTCGAAGAAGAGACGGGCATCAAAGTGGTCTATGACACGTTCAGCTCCAATGAAGACCTCTACGTTAAGCTCTCTCAGGGGACGGATCAATTTGATGTGGTGGTGCCGTCGGACTACATGATTGAACGGTTAAAAAATGAAGACCGTCTGGAAAAAATTGACACCTCCAAGCTCACGAACTACGGTTTAATTGAATCGACCTATAAAAATATGTCCTATGATCCGGAGAACGCCTACTCCGTGCCATACTTTGCAGGGACGCTGGGCATTGTCTACAATCCGAGCATCGTCGGGGAAGTGGACTCATGGAACGCCCTTTGGGATCCGAAAAATGAGGGACAAATTATTATGTACGATTCACAGCGAGATTCCATTGCCGTTACTTTGGCGAAGCTGGGTTACTCGCTAAATGAAACGGATCCTGAGATTTTGGCTCAGGTGGAGCAGGAGCTCATCAAACAAAAACCTCTTGTGCAGGCTTACCTCACTGACTCCGCACGGGATGCCGTCATCGGCGGTGAAGCGGGGATGGCGGTGATGTACTCCGGCGATGCGGCGCTGATGATTGCCGAGAATCCGGACTTGAAGTATGTCATTCCGAAAGAGGGCTCCAATGTGTTTGTAGATGCCATGGTCATTCCTAAGGGCACGGAAAAGATGGAGGCGGCGCTGAAGTTTATCGACTTTATGTCCCGTCCTGAAATTTCCGCCATCAACGCCGAGTACCTCGTGGGTTATACCTCACCGGTACAAGGTGTGCAGGAACTCCTTCCCGACGAGCTGGCATCAAATCCTGTGGCCTATCCGGACTACAGCAAGCTGCCGAAGCTTGAAGCCTACAAAGACCTCGGCGATGCTGTGACGCTTTACGATAAGGTGTGGACGGAAGTTTCTGCAACCCAAAATTAA
- a CDS encoding ABC transporter permease, which yields MKKFANRALLALVFIFLYAPIVTLMVYSFNNSRLRGRWAGFTLKWYQNLFENPTILEALKNTLVVAVIATLVATILGTVAAIGIYEMRGRSKQALLNMNYIPVLNPDIVTAVALMGLFGLFQLKFGLLTLTMSHIVFCTPYVVLSVLPKLTQMNDNTVEAALDLGATPREAMTHVIIPQIKPGIVTGALMAFTLSLDDFVVSYFTTGHGVSNLSITIYTMARKGINPSINAISTIMFVVLLVLLVIINKKTMKEEEV from the coding sequence GTGAAAAAATTTGCCAACCGGGCACTTTTGGCTCTGGTCTTTATCTTTTTATATGCGCCGATTGTCACCTTGATGGTATATTCGTTCAACAACTCCCGTCTGCGAGGGCGGTGGGCCGGCTTTACCCTCAAGTGGTACCAAAACCTTTTTGAAAACCCGACGATTTTGGAGGCTCTTAAAAACACGTTGGTGGTCGCCGTGATCGCAACTCTTGTGGCAACGATCCTCGGGACGGTGGCGGCCATCGGCATCTATGAGATGCGGGGCAGGTCCAAACAGGCGCTTTTGAATATGAATTATATTCCGGTGCTCAACCCGGATATTGTCACTGCGGTGGCGCTGATGGGGCTCTTCGGTCTGTTTCAGCTGAAGTTCGGACTTCTTACGCTGACCATGTCGCATATTGTGTTTTGTACGCCTTATGTGGTGCTGTCGGTACTGCCGAAGCTCACTCAAATGAACGACAACACGGTGGAGGCGGCCCTTGACTTGGGGGCGACGCCGAGAGAAGCCATGACCCATGTCATCATCCCTCAGATTAAACCGGGCATTGTCACCGGTGCACTGATGGCCTTTACCCTGTCTCTGGATGACTTTGTGGTGAGCTATTTCACCACGGGACACGGGGTCTCCAACCTTTCCATCACGATTTATACCATGGCGCGCAAAGGTATTAATCCGTCAATCAATGCCATCTCCACCATTATGTTTGTGGTGCTGTTGGTGTTGCTTGTTATCATCAATAAAAAAACTATGAAAGAAGAGGAAGTGTAA
- a CDS encoding ABC transporter permease, translating to MKKYAAMYGAWALVFIVFPLILIFLYSFNGSASMAFDNFEFSLANYEAFFNPLYLKIFVNSVAVALISTVVCLAIGYPVAYTIANMAPSLRQNVILLFIIPMWMNFLLRTYAWMAILGNNGVLNRALGLLGIGPLDLMYNMNAVMIGMIYNFLPFMVLPIYTVLLKIDPKLIEAAKDLGANGRETFWRVIVPLSLPGVYTGITMVFIPAISTFVISNLLGGKNIYLIGNLIDQQFSFAGNWGFGSAVAMILIFILLVALFFGNTDKENGGGVL from the coding sequence ATGAAAAAATATGCGGCAATGTACGGGGCGTGGGCACTGGTTTTTATCGTCTTCCCCCTGATTCTCATCTTTCTCTACTCGTTTAACGGCAGTGCGTCCATGGCCTTTGACAACTTTGAGTTCTCCCTAGCCAATTACGAGGCTTTTTTCAATCCGCTGTATTTAAAAATATTTGTGAACTCGGTGGCTGTGGCGTTGATTTCCACGGTGGTGTGTCTCGCTATCGGCTATCCGGTGGCCTACACCATCGCCAACATGGCGCCGTCGCTGCGGCAAAATGTCATCCTGCTCTTTATCATTCCCATGTGGATGAACTTTCTCTTGAGAACCTATGCATGGATGGCGATCCTCGGCAACAACGGCGTGCTCAATCGGGCGCTGGGACTGCTCGGCATTGGGCCTTTGGACTTAATGTACAACATGAATGCGGTTATGATCGGTATGATTTACAACTTCCTGCCTTTCATGGTCCTTCCGATTTATACGGTGCTCTTAAAAATTGATCCGAAGCTGATTGAAGCGGCTAAAGATTTGGGCGCGAACGGCCGGGAAACTTTTTGGCGTGTCATTGTGCCACTGTCACTGCCTGGCGTGTATACCGGCATCACCATGGTCTTTATTCCCGCTATCTCCACCTTTGTCATCTCCAACCTCTTAGGCGGCAAAAATATCTACCTCATCGGCAATCTCATCGATCAGCAGTTTTCCTTTGCCGGCAACTGGGGTTTCGGGTCCGCCGTGGCGATGATTCTGATCTTTATTCTCCTTGTGGCGCTGTTCTTCGGCAACACCGATAAGGAAAACGGAGGGGGCGTGCTGTGA
- a CDS encoding ABC transporter ATP-binding protein has protein sequence MADYVIQLENITKSYDDNTILENFYLNVERGEFLTLLGPSGCGKTTTLRLIGGFEAADSGKVLFNGEDIGSKEPYERNINTVFQNYALFPHMNVFDNVAFGLKIKKKSKEEIEKKVNETLRIVGLQDYGKRKIDALSGGQQQRVAIARALVNEPEVILLDEPLGALDLKLRQEMQVELKKIQKKVNITFIYVTHDQEEALSMSDKIVVMNHGKIEQLGTPIDIYNEPKNAFVADFIGESNIIDGVMKADYQVAFLNHTFPCVDKGFSLNQKVQVVVRPEDIDMAETGQIYGVVKSEIFKGVHYDIEVEVEGMILLAQSTKSYRIGSTVGISVDPDLIHVMGEL, from the coding sequence ATGGCCGATTATGTCATTCAATTAGAAAATATTACCAAGTCTTACGACGACAATACTATTTTGGAAAACTTCTACCTGAATGTAGAGCGAGGCGAATTTCTCACCCTACTGGGGCCGAGCGGATGCGGCAAGACGACGACGCTGCGCCTTATCGGGGGGTTTGAAGCGGCGGACTCGGGAAAGGTGCTCTTTAACGGCGAGGACATTGGATCCAAGGAGCCTTACGAGCGAAATATTAACACCGTGTTTCAAAATTATGCGCTCTTTCCTCACATGAATGTCTTTGACAATGTGGCTTTCGGGTTGAAGATTAAAAAGAAATCTAAAGAGGAGATTGAAAAGAAGGTGAACGAGACCCTGCGCATTGTGGGACTTCAGGACTACGGCAAGCGCAAGATTGACGCGCTCTCCGGCGGTCAGCAACAGCGGGTTGCCATTGCACGGGCTCTGGTGAATGAGCCGGAGGTCATTCTTCTGGACGAGCCGCTGGGTGCTTTGGATTTGAAACTGCGCCAGGAGATGCAGGTGGAGCTGAAGAAGATTCAAAAGAAGGTCAACATCACGTTTATCTACGTCACTCACGACCAGGAAGAAGCGCTCTCCATGAGCGATAAGATCGTGGTGATGAACCATGGCAAAATCGAGCAGCTTGGCACGCCGATTGATATTTACAACGAGCCAAAGAACGCCTTTGTAGCGGATTTTATCGGGGAGAGCAATATTATTGACGGGGTGATGAAGGCGGACTACCAAGTGGCCTTTTTGAATCACACGTTCCCTTGTGTGGACAAAGGGTTTTCTTTGAATCAAAAAGTACAGGTGGTGGTGCGGCCGGAGGATATTGACATGGCTGAGACCGGTCAAATCTACGGCGTGGTGAAATCGGAAATCTTTAAAGGCGTTCACTACGACATTGAAGTGGAGGTGGAGGGGATGATACTCCTTGCTCAGTCGACCAAGAGCTATCGCATCGGTTCCACTGTGGGCATCTCCGTCGATCCGGATTTGATTCATGTTATGGGTGAGCTATGA
- a CDS encoding helix-turn-helix domain-containing protein — protein sequence MELGSKIKNLRVAQDLTQEELADRSDLTKGFISQLERDLTSPSVATLVDILAALGTTPAAFFQEEKDEAIVFTSGDQVESVKEDYTISWPVPNAQKNQMEPVVLQLQKGAQTKTEPPFAGEVFGYVEKGKVHLHYGEQTQALKSGDSFYFRAKEAFYLSTKKSEARVLMVSSPPHF from the coding sequence ATGGAACTAGGCAGTAAAATTAAAAATTTGCGTGTGGCACAGGATCTCACTCAAGAGGAATTGGCGGATCGCTCGGATCTGACCAAGGGGTTTATTTCTCAGCTGGAACGAGATCTCACTTCGCCTTCCGTGGCAACCCTGGTAGATATTTTAGCGGCTCTCGGGACCACGCCGGCGGCGTTTTTCCAGGAGGAGAAGGACGAGGCTATCGTCTTTACCTCCGGCGACCAGGTGGAGAGTGTGAAGGAGGACTATACGATCTCGTGGCCGGTGCCTAATGCGCAAAAAAATCAGATGGAGCCGGTGGTGCTCCAGTTACAGAAAGGTGCTCAGACGAAGACGGAGCCGCCCTTTGCAGGGGAGGTCTTCGGCTATGTGGAAAAGGGCAAGGTCCATCTCCACTACGGCGAGCAGACTCAAGCGTTGAAGTCCGGGGACAGTTTTTATTTCCGGGCGAAGGAAGCTTTTTATCTCAGCACTAAAAAAAGTGAAGCGCGTGTGCTCATGGTGAGCTCACCACCCCATTTTTAG
- a CDS encoding TPM domain-containing protein — translation MKQRAWILVVLLLFMVITPVHAQSARDADMPTLSEFKGYVYDDVGILSEDDIRYINATNNDLYNKTGGQVFVVLLHTTGGVDHRSYVTELFNRIHAGDADKDNGTVFLAAIDDRRMELESGYGTDDFIPDIYALEILDVAAEYFPSDTTMDVEGYRQGILEAFNHTLSFYAEEYDITIEQARDPERELQRTRDDSFDFAFIFRLILIILLLSTVFGGRGGSGRRRRTIFFPPFGPFGGGFGGGFGGFGGFGGSSGGGFGGGFGGGGSSGGGGAGRGW, via the coding sequence ATGAAACAAAGAGCATGGATACTCGTTGTCCTATTGCTTTTTATGGTCATCACACCGGTTCACGCTCAGTCCGCTCGTGACGCGGATATGCCGACGCTCTCCGAGTTTAAAGGCTATGTCTATGACGATGTGGGCATTTTGAGCGAGGACGATATTCGCTATATCAACGCCACGAACAACGACCTCTACAACAAGACAGGGGGGCAGGTGTTTGTGGTTCTGCTTCACACCACAGGCGGCGTGGATCATCGCAGCTATGTCACGGAACTCTTCAATCGGATTCACGCCGGCGATGCGGACAAAGACAACGGTACCGTGTTTTTAGCCGCCATTGACGACCGGCGCATGGAACTGGAAAGCGGCTACGGCACCGACGACTTTATCCCCGACATTTACGCCTTGGAAATCTTGGATGTGGCGGCGGAGTACTTTCCGTCGGACACCACGATGGATGTGGAGGGCTATCGTCAAGGTATTCTCGAAGCCTTTAACCACACCTTGAGCTTTTATGCCGAGGAATATGATATTACCATTGAACAGGCTCGTGATCCCGAGCGGGAACTGCAACGAACTCGGGACGACAGCTTTGACTTTGCCTTCATCTTCCGTCTCATTTTGATCATCCTCTTATTAAGCACCGTCTTCGGCGGCCGTGGCGGCTCCGGACGGCGACGTCGCACCATCTTCTTCCCACCGTTCGGACCGTTCGGCGGCGGGTTTGGCGGCGGCTTCGGCGGCTTCGGAGGATTTGGCGGCTCGTCAGGCGGCGGGTTTGGCGGAGGATTTGGCGGTGGCGGATCCTCAGGCGGCGGCGGTGCAGGTCGCGGCTGGTAA
- a CDS encoding LemA family protein — MKKLIGLLLIIVVGLALLAVPKYNRLVELDNEVDNQFAQVQVVVKRRADLIPNLVETVKGYAAHEQETFEKVIQARNQVQAAQTPGELAEAEQAMTSAIGDINVVVEAYPELKANDNFRDLQAQLEGTENRIATERERYNDTVKTYNGEVRKFPMNLFAGVLGFGQREYFEAAPDEQNAPDVQF, encoded by the coding sequence ATGAAAAAACTGATAGGACTGTTGCTCATCATCGTGGTGGGGCTGGCACTGTTGGCCGTACCGAAATACAATCGTCTGGTCGAACTGGACAACGAAGTGGACAACCAATTTGCGCAAGTACAAGTGGTTGTTAAACGCCGTGCGGATCTCATTCCCAACTTAGTGGAAACCGTCAAAGGCTACGCCGCTCACGAACAGGAAACCTTTGAAAAAGTCATCCAGGCTCGCAACCAGGTACAAGCGGCTCAAACACCGGGAGAACTCGCCGAAGCGGAACAGGCTATGACCAGTGCCATCGGCGATATCAACGTCGTGGTGGAAGCCTATCCGGAACTTAAAGCCAACGATAACTTCCGGGATCTTCAGGCACAACTTGAAGGCACGGAAAACCGTATCGCCACCGAACGGGAACGCTATAACGACACAGTGAAAACCTACAATGGGGAAGTCCGCAAATTCCCTATGAATCTCTTTGCCGGTGTGCTCGGATTCGGACAACGGGAATACTTTGAAGCGGCACCGGACGAACAAAATGCACCTGACGTTCAATTTTAA
- the thiI gene encoding tRNA uracil 4-sulfurtransferase ThiI, giving the protein MLKGANRNQFIDKIIGQVKRRTRDFSGISIYKDFGKIYINCNDDDIDAVVEAVKPIFGIVYITPTLRIDKSMASFDDAVLELLESVKGNGYKTFKAKAKRSDKHFEIHSDELNRRIGALVLRNTDLKVDVHHPDFHIFCDVKDSIYLYATRYKGTGGLPIGTNGRGLLLLSGGIDSPVAGYMMAKRGVAMDCVHFHSYPFTSERAEEKVKHLAAILAGYTGTIRMYSCNLLDIQKAINKQCPEDEMTILSRRFMMRIAEAIAEKYDYQSITTGENLGQVASQTIGGLNVTDAVPNRVVFRPLIGMDKIDIIAYAEKIGTYETSIQPFEDCCSVFLPKHPKLRPTVKGIERSESKLDVEGLVREAMEALQIHTIKQGEIE; this is encoded by the coding sequence ATGCTCAAAGGCGCAAACCGCAACCAGTTTATTGATAAAATCATCGGACAGGTCAAGCGGCGAACCCGAGACTTCAGCGGCATCTCCATCTATAAAGACTTTGGAAAAATCTATATCAACTGTAACGACGACGACATCGACGCCGTCGTGGAGGCGGTAAAACCCATCTTCGGCATCGTCTACATCACGCCCACCCTTCGCATCGACAAGTCCATGGCGTCCTTTGACGACGCAGTTTTGGAACTCTTAGAGAGTGTGAAAGGAAATGGGTATAAAACCTTTAAAGCTAAGGCAAAGCGTTCAGACAAACACTTTGAGATTCACTCCGACGAACTGAACCGCCGCATCGGCGCTTTGGTGCTAAGGAACACTGACCTGAAAGTGGACGTCCACCATCCGGACTTTCACATCTTCTGCGACGTCAAGGACTCCATCTACCTCTATGCCACACGGTATAAAGGCACTGGCGGTCTTCCTATCGGCACCAACGGCAGAGGACTGCTACTGCTGTCCGGGGGGATTGACTCCCCGGTGGCGGGGTATATGATGGCAAAGCGGGGCGTAGCCATGGACTGTGTGCATTTCCACTCCTATCCGTTCACCTCGGAGCGTGCGGAAGAAAAAGTGAAACATCTGGCCGCCATTTTGGCAGGCTACACCGGCACCATTCGGATGTATTCCTGCAATCTTTTGGACATCCAAAAGGCCATCAACAAACAGTGTCCCGAGGACGAGATGACCATTCTCTCCCGACGCTTTATGATGCGCATTGCCGAAGCGATTGCCGAGAAGTATGACTATCAATCCATCACGACCGGAGAAAACCTGGGGCAAGTGGCATCCCAGACCATCGGCGGCCTCAACGTTACCGATGCCGTGCCGAATCGGGTGGTCTTTCGTCCGCTCATCGGCATGGATAAGATAGACATTATTGCCTATGCTGAAAAAATCGGCACTTATGAAACTTCCATTCAGCCTTTTGAAGACTGTTGCAGCGTCTTTTTACCGAAGCATCCCAAACTTCGCCCGACGGTGAAGGGGATTGAACGATCGGAGTCCAAACTCGACGTTGAAGGACTTGTCCGAGAGGCCATGGAAGCATTGCAAATCCATACCATCAAACAGGGGGAAATTGAATGA
- a CDS encoding cysteine desulfurase family protein, producing the protein MIYLDNCATTKPRPEVVAAMTDCLTDYFANPSSLHSFGLDVEKKINLAREQVAKAFHAKTGEVFFTSGGTESSNIAIQGAIAKYKKRKKRMVTTVLEHSSILNQYKHAGQMGLDVVEVGVDSAGRVDREALLEAVDDDTFLVSLFHVNNELGSVNPVADLVAAIRKAHPSVFIHIDGVQAPGKVPVDFKAIGCDSYAISGHKFHGPKGVGVLLLREGITIEPLQWGGGQEKGMRSGTENVPGIVGLGVAAELMAANFTADQAHIQAVRDAFLEGIQSIEDCRINSTAEGVANIVNVSFLHTRGEVLLHSLERDGIYISTASACTSNGTGKSHVLEGIHMDRKYAEGTIRICFCKDTTLEDVRIFVEKLTTYVNEIREVMAR; encoded by the coding sequence ATGATTTATTTAGATAATTGTGCAACAACCAAACCGAGACCGGAAGTGGTGGCGGCCATGACCGACTGTCTCACCGACTACTTTGCCAATCCGTCCAGCCTTCACAGCTTCGGACTGGATGTGGAAAAGAAAATCAATCTGGCGCGGGAGCAGGTGGCCAAAGCCTTTCATGCTAAGACCGGGGAAGTCTTCTTCACGTCCGGCGGCACGGAGAGCTCCAACATCGCTATTCAAGGCGCCATAGCGAAGTATAAGAAGCGTAAAAAACGGATGGTGACCACCGTCTTGGAACACTCGTCCATTTTGAATCAGTACAAACACGCAGGTCAAATGGGTCTGGACGTGGTGGAAGTGGGCGTGGACAGCGCCGGACGTGTGGACCGCGAGGCACTTCTCGAGGCTGTTGATGACGACACGTTTCTTGTGAGTCTCTTTCACGTCAATAACGAGCTGGGTTCCGTCAATCCGGTGGCCGATTTGGTGGCGGCGATTCGCAAGGCGCATCCGTCGGTGTTTATTCACATTGACGGCGTTCAGGCGCCCGGGAAAGTTCCGGTGGACTTTAAGGCTATCGGGTGTGACAGCTACGCCATCTCCGGACACAAATTTCACGGACCGAAGGGCGTCGGCGTGCTCCTTCTGCGCGAAGGCATCACCATCGAGCCGCTGCAATGGGGCGGCGGTCAGGAAAAGGGTATGCGATCCGGAACGGAAAACGTGCCGGGCATTGTAGGTCTGGGGGTTGCGGCGGAGCTGATGGCGGCCAATTTCACCGCGGATCAGGCGCATATTCAAGCCGTGCGGGACGCCTTTCTGGAGGGCATTCAGTCCATCGAAGACTGTCGGATCAACTCCACGGCTGAAGGCGTCGCCAACATTGTGAACGTCAGCTTTTTACACACCAGAGGAGAAGTCCTTCTTCACAGTCTGGAGCGAGACGGCATCTACATCTCCACCGCCTCGGCCTGCACCAGCAACGGGACGGGGAAAAGCCACGTTCTGGAAGGGATTCATATGGATCGCAAGTACGCCGAGGGCACCATTCGCATCTGTTTTTGCAAGGACACCACCCTTGAGGACGTCCGTATATTTGTGGAGAAACTCACCACCTATGTCAACGAAATTAGAGAGGTCATGGCCCGATAA
- a CDS encoding adenine phosphoribosyltransferase, with product MQLNEKIRALNDYPVEGVVFRDITTLLKEPEGFKEAVDALAKLSDVEVDVVIGIEARGFIVGAPLAYLKGAGFVPVRKPGKLPAETLSREYALEYGTDCLEIHKDAILPGQKVLIVDDLLATGGTAKAVCAMVEELGGDVAGLHFLIELDALKGRDVLKDYDVQAVLHY from the coding sequence ATGCAGTTAAATGAAAAAATTCGTGCTTTAAACGACTATCCTGTCGAGGGTGTTGTCTTTCGTGATATCACCACGCTCTTAAAAGAACCTGAGGGGTTTAAAGAAGCTGTCGATGCCTTGGCGAAGCTGTCCGACGTCGAGGTGGACGTGGTCATCGGGATTGAAGCTCGCGGCTTTATCGTCGGTGCCCCCCTTGCGTATCTGAAAGGGGCCGGGTTCGTGCCGGTACGTAAACCGGGCAAACTTCCGGCCGAGACTTTGAGTCGGGAGTATGCACTGGAATATGGCACAGACTGTTTGGAAATTCATAAAGACGCCATTCTGCCGGGGCAAAAGGTGTTGATTGTGGACGACTTGCTTGCCACCGGCGGCACGGCCAAAGCGGTATGCGCCATGGTCGAAGAGCTCGGCGGCGATGTAGCGGGTCTGCATTTTCTTATCGAGCTGGATGCGTTAAAGGGGCGAGACGTGCTGAAGGACTATGACGTCCAAGCCGTGCTTCACTATTAA